A genomic window from Drosophila nasuta strain 15112-1781.00 unplaced genomic scaffold, ASM2355853v1 ctg7_pilon_split, whole genome shotgun sequence includes:
- the LOC132798075 gene encoding zinc finger protein 865 produces MICRLCLNTLDEQNAVLLFAAADNESNDNSNNDNNLTMPENYLVQLISTHLYLCLSRDDAISTSICTECCAQLESFHNFWKLVEHKQTTLCSQFLEIDCDVNWSEDVGGDVELQTSVIMDFKQEPGTEAEPELDVDADEFKAAVAAAAAAAHKFPCMFCDKSFKMRRYLEEHVATHTGDRPIACAYCNTAFRCRSNMYTHVKTKHTTQWQKARAERDAAKISSSNNNIQVQRSVNGDADKFADSAMLATNELDLSELRIPIPNASASALMPTAPVSAMPAPASPSPECNPDNIVIVKSEPMEAINLTVGKTSSPPVKRLTRASRRKTHSPKKVQHTERNHSASEDSSNDATTTVDLHGKRLKTEQMQQQQLTTCKENELMLANYNAVAAVVAAQQQQSLMQQQEQLLSAMAAVNSTSSTAVAAAAVLSIQSSMTAAAAATEPYTCNICGQCLRNQRALNNHLHNKHSGTPTSSAILELPICGSCGELSGRNHRCLSKAKYACDVCGKSFKMKRYLEEHFATHTGVKLHTCAFCPTEFRSKSNMYHHTKRKHKLEWEHSRASRNAAKIASQQQHQVDANVKEPSVNDTAS; encoded by the exons ATGATTTGTCGCTTGTGCTTGAACACATTAGACGAGCAGAATGCCGTGCTGCTGTTCGCTGCCGCCGACAACGagagcaacgacaacagcaacaacgacaacaatttAACAATGCCGGAAAACTATTTGGTTCAATTGATATCGACGCATTTGTATCTCTGT CTGTCCCGCGACGATGCCATTTCCACGTCCATTTGCACCGAATGCTGCGCCCAACTGGAGAGCTTTCATAACTTTTGGAAGCTAGTAGAGCACAAGCAAACGACGCTTTGCAGTCAGTTCCTCGAGATCGACTGCGATGTCAACTGGTCGGAGGATGTTGGTGGCGATGTCGAGCTGCAAACATCAGTCATCATGGATTTCAAGCAGGAGCCAGGCACGGAAGCAGAACCTGAACTTGATGTCGATGCAGATGAGTTCAAGGCGGCGGTAGCTGCAGCGGCGGCCGCGGCTCACAAGTTTCCATGCATGTTTTGCGACAAGTCCTTCAAGATGAGACGCTATCTGGAGGAGCATGTGGCAACACACACCGGAGATCGACCAATTGCCTGCGCCTATTGCAACACAGCGTTCCGCTGTCGATCCAATATGTATACGCATGTGAAAACTAAACACACGACGCAATGGCAAAAGGCGCGTGCCGAACGCGATGCGGCCaagatcagcagcagcaacaataacattcAAGTCCAAAGAAGTGTCAATGGCGATGCCGATAAGTTTGCCGATTCGGCAATGCTGGCGACCAATGAACTGGATTTGAGCGAATTACGAATACCGATTCCCAATGCGTCGGCATCAGCTCTAATGCCGACAGCGCCAGTCTCAGCAATGCCAGCCCCCGCTTCACCATCCCCTGAGTGCAATCCAGACAACATTGTCATTGTGAAAAGCGAACCAATGGAGGCAATCAACCTAACAGTGGGTAAGACTTCATCGCCGCCCGTTAAGCGCTTGACGCGCGCCAGTCGCCGCAAAACGCATTCACCCAAAAAAGTGCAGCACACGGAGCGCAACCACAGCGCAAGTGAGGACAGCAGCAAtgatgcaacaacaacagttgatTTGCATGGGAAACGCCTGAAGACTGAgcagatgcagcagcagcaactgacGACGTGCAAGGAGAACGAATTGATGCTGGCCAACTATAATGCTGTGGCGGCCGTTGTGgcagcgcaacaacaacaaagtctcatgcagcagcaggagcagctgcTTAGTGCAATGGCGGCCGTtaacagcaccagcagcacagcagtcgctgcagctgcagtgtTAAGCATCCAAAGCAG CATGacagccgctgctgcagcaactgAGCCGTATACGTGCAACATTTGTGGCCAGTGTCTGCGCAATCAGCGGGCACTCAACAATCACCTACACAATAAGCACAGCGGCACGCCGACGTCCAGCGCAATTCTGGAGCTGCCCATTTGCGGCAGCTGTGGCGAGCTGTCCGGTCGCAATCATCGCTGTCTCAGCAAAGCCAAATACGCCTGCGATGTGTGCGGTAAATCATTCAAAATGAAGCGATACCTGGAG GAGCACTTTGCCACGCATACGGGCGTCAAGTTGCACACCTGCGCGTTTTGTCCCACGGAATTTCGTTCCAAATCGAATATGTATCATCACACGAAGCGGAAGCACAAACTCGAATGGGAACATTCGCGTGCCAGCCGCAATGCAGCCAAGATAGccagtcagcagcagcatcaagtGGACGCGAACGTGAAGGAGCCATCAGTCAATGATACAGCATCCTAG
- the LOC132798079 gene encoding uncharacterized protein LOC132798079, producing the protein MDNAHGKQFGDSEKDEDAEVLPRFKGLPNITEGVENIHLHLMQRHLYLYPADGSHTKWMAPQVIILFESGHINQVVDAVVNDLKHPIGYGLIASILVQEPLRQPLVRRLKARMELMDERIANHPNFQHTLKMIERMNCKSVFIEEFDVTDKQKLYGRMKERSPLVILDFPQIYFGERPSAIITLNTFRNLNEAIQLCLREGLNFDTVSVWTAKLTEGYDLVSALAMFPNFKFNCINVPFQTTALVVVNNNYHYEVLSVSGELITIVFPIQYNMS; encoded by the coding sequence ATGGACAATGCGCACGGCAAACAATTCGGGGATTCGGAAAAGGACGAAGATGCTGAAGTGTTGCCGCGCTTCAAGGGACTACCCAACATTACGGAGGGCGTCGAGAATATACATCTTCATCTGATGCAACGACATCTTTATTTATATCCCGCCGATGGCTCCCATACCAAGTGGATGGCACCGCAAGTGATCATTCTATTCGAGTCGGGCCATATCAATCAAGTGGTTGATGCTGTGGTCAATGATTTAAAGCATCCCATTGGCTATGGCCTGATTGCCAGCATCTTGGTGCAAGAGCCACTCCGTCAGCCACTCGTCCGACGCCTCAAAGCCCGCATGGAGCTGATGGATGAACGCATTGCGAATCATCCGAATTTCCAGCACACGCTCAAGATGATTGAGCGTATGAATTGCAAATCGGTTTTCATCGAAGAGTTCGATGTGACGGACAAGCAGAAGCTTTATGGCCGAATGAAGGAAAGATCACCATTAGTCATCTTGGACTTCCCTCAAATCTATTTTGGCGAACGGCCCTCGGCAATTATCACGCTCAACACGTTTCGCAATCTCAACGAAGCGATCCAGTTGTGCTTGCGTGAAGGTCTCAATTTCGATACGGTTTCCGTGTGGACCGCAAAATTGACAGAGGGTTACGACCTGGTATCGGCACTGGCCATGTttccaaattttaaattcaactgCATCAATGTGCCGTTTCAGACCACAGCTTTGGTGGTGGTTAACAACAATTACCATTATGAAGTGTTGTCTGTGAGCGGTGAACTGATAACAATTGTTTTTCCCATACAATATAATATGTCGTAG
- the LOC132798071 gene encoding uncharacterized protein LOC132798071: MEMSGYQDINALEKSVANAGSQLYTMAHKLHAVERSLDQTTMEQMDEMEVMELLESMTEVKNEYQNLRKDIQEVQQLQRDVSTSIRFQMTNMQQTFQMLKKRIANSQQQRRQQRQDQQLQSSNNTTAVGAHNQ; this comes from the exons atggAGATGTCGGGGTATCAGGATATCAACGCTTTGGAAAAATCG GTGGCAAATGCTGGCTCACAGCTGTATACTATGGCGCACAAGCTGCACGCGGTGGAGCGCAGCCTGGACCAGACAACGATGGAGCAAATGGATGAAATGGAGGTGATGGAGCTTCTCGAGTCCATGACTGaagtaaaaaatgaatatcAGAATCTACGCAAGGACATCCAGGAAGTGCAGCAATTACAGCGTGACGTCAGCACCTCGATTCGCTTTCAGATGACCAACATGCAACAGACATTTCAAATGCTCAAGAAGCGGATTGCCAactcacagcagcagcgtcgcCAGCAACGCCAGGATCAACAACTTCAAAGTAGCAATAACACAACAGCGGTGGGAGCCCACAATCAATGA